GGGAAGCGAAAGAAAGTGGAGTGTGGAAGCAGCATGCAAGACATACAAGTGAAATTGACAGCACGGCATCATGTCGAAGGCAACTGGGAAGAAACGACCCATAGCTATGAAGGCAAGCGCGTACAAAAAGCATCCGCGTGGTACTTGACCTACAAAGAGCAGATGGAGGGCGCAGGTGAAGTAAGCACGACACTGAAGCTGACAGATACGTCCATTACGCTGGTTCGTCAGGGCGGAGTTTCAACAAGGCAGCAATTCGAAAAAGGAGCCAGCACTCATTCTACCTATCAAAGTCCCTATGGTCCGTTTGCAATGGAGACGCATACGAACAAGCTGCGAATCCGCTACGAGGCAGAGGTTCCTGTACAGGTAGAAATCGCGTACCAGCTATGGATGAATGAACAGTACGCTGGTGAGCATGAGCTGAAAATAGAGCTAGGAAAATAAGCCGCCCTTTGCAAGGGCGGTTTTTTGCACGTACAATAGGATTACTTGCGGCTGAAGTGAAAGGGGGATACAGCATGTTTGTACTCGCAAATGGACTAATAGCCGGTCTGGGTCTTGCTGCTTTTTTAGCGCTCGGAGATGGTTTGTTTGATACAAATACTTTTCCCGTTTTAATTGATGTCAGCTATGTACCGGGCATGGAAAACCTACCCTCTATTGTAGAACTATTGATTCATCTGCTGATTAGTGTGGTCATCGCCTTTTTTCTCATGCACTTTTACCCGCGGGAACGAAAAGCCCGATCAGTACGATACTTGCTGTACTGGATGCTCGGTTTTTCTGTCGCGTTTTTCCCATTTAGTGTGTTGAGTCAATCCGTGATGAGTATGACAGCGTTCCTCATCTGGATATTGGGACATTTACTGTATACCGCAATGCTAGCCATTCAGGTAGGGCGTAATCGATAACAGTGTGAAAGTGCCGAATATTCGGCGAAGTGATGATTTTTTGGCAGCATGGGTGGAAGGAAGGAGTGAAAGCCAGGATGCCGTTGTCAGATACGGTAGAAATGTTGCAGGCGATCTTGGGTGCTATCGATGAAGGAATTCACGTTGTGGACGCAAATGGCATTACGATTTTCTACAATCACGTCGCAGCCAAGCTCGATGGGCTGACCCCAGAAGAAGTGTTGGGGAAGCCGTTGTTGGAGGTTTTTCCTTCGCTTGATCGACAGTCGAGTACCCTGCTTCGTGTTATCGATAGTGGCGAATCAATCTACAACCAGACACAGACATATAAAAACTGGAAGGGAATGCGTGTAGAGACAATCAACACGACACTTCCGGTACGAGTAGGAAAACGGTTAGTCGGTGCAGTCGAGGTGGCGAAGGATATCGGCAAGCTAAAAGAACTGTCGGAGCGCTTGGTTGATCTTCAGGCCAAGATTAGCAAGCCGAAACGGACAAAACGCACGATAGATGAAACGACTTTCCATTTCGAAGACATTTTGACGATGAGTGAAAAAATGAAACGCCTCAAAGAACGCGCTCGAAAAGCTGCTCGTACAAGTTCGCCCGTGTTGATATACGGCGAAACCGGGACGGGAAAAGAACTGTTTGTCCAATCGATTCACCACGCGTCTGTCCGCGGCAGTAAGCCATTCATCGCGCAAAACTGTGCCGCGCTGCCAGCCGCGCTTCTCGAAAGCTTGCTGTTTGGCACGACAAAAGGAAGCTTCACGGGAGCGGATGATCGCCCAGGGTTATTCGAACTGGCGGACGGTGGTACTTTATTTCTGGATGAACTGAACAGCATGCCGCTCGATTTGCAAGCAAAGCTGCTACGAGTCCTTCAGGACGGGCAGATCAGACGGATCGGTGGGAGCCAATCGACCAAAGTGGACGTACGGGTAATCGCCGCAGTCAACGAAGGACCGCAGTCACTCGTGGAACGAGGAGTCATGCGAACCGACTTGTACTACCGGATCAATGTCGTCTCTTTTGAACTACCGCCATTGCGCGAGCGCAGAGAAGATGTGGATATGCTGATCGATCATTTCTTGCAAAAGTTCAACCGAATCTTCGGTATGAATGTGCGTGGAATCAGCAGTGAAGTAGCTAGTTTGTTTGCTTCGTATGATTGGCCGGGGAATGTCCGTGAACTGGAGCATGTCATAGAAGCAGCCATGAATATGGTGGAGTCGGACATTATTTTGTTGGATCATCTTCCGGCTCATTTGCTGGAACGCCCGCAGTCTGAGAAAAAAGAATCGCCAATTTCGGCGCAACTCCTATCAACGGAAGGCTGTACGCTGCCCGAAATTTTGCGTGAGGTAGAGGAAAAAGTGATCAAAGATGCGATGCAGCAAACGGAAGGCAATGTACTTCGCGCCGCCAAGCTTTTGGGCATCCCAAGACAGACGCTGCAATACAAGCTCTCCCAGCGGATGATCCCTCCCTGTTGAGTGCCGAAAATTCGGCAGATTCGCGTAGGATCAAATGGATAAGAAGCGCTCACAAAACGCTCTATTCCTTATTTTCTAAATCTTTTGATTTGTTGGCATAGCACTTGCATCTCTTGTTGGTTGAGTGAAACGAAGAGGTTCACCATAAGACGAGGGGAGACGGGATGCACATGACAGTAGCGACAAAACGCGATTGGCGTTCGATAGAACTTTGGAAGGATGTCACGGACGAGCAATGGAATGACTGGATGTGGCAGCTTACGCACACGATCAAAACGGTCGATGATTTGAAGCAGGTAATCAACCTGACACCAGAAGAGGAAGAGGGCG
The window above is part of the Brevibacillus antibioticus genome. Proteins encoded here:
- a CDS encoding DUF1934 domain-containing protein translates to MQDIQVKLTARHHVEGNWEETTHSYEGKRVQKASAWYLTYKEQMEGAGEVSTTLKLTDTSITLVRQGGVSTRQQFEKGASTHSTYQSPYGPFAMETHTNKLRIRYEAEVPVQVEIAYQLWMNEQYAGEHELKIELGK
- a CDS encoding sigma-54 interaction domain-containing protein; translation: MPLSDTVEMLQAILGAIDEGIHVVDANGITIFYNHVAAKLDGLTPEEVLGKPLLEVFPSLDRQSSTLLRVIDSGESIYNQTQTYKNWKGMRVETINTTLPVRVGKRLVGAVEVAKDIGKLKELSERLVDLQAKISKPKRTKRTIDETTFHFEDILTMSEKMKRLKERARKAARTSSPVLIYGETGTGKELFVQSIHHASVRGSKPFIAQNCAALPAALLESLLFGTTKGSFTGADDRPGLFELADGGTLFLDELNSMPLDLQAKLLRVLQDGQIRRIGGSQSTKVDVRVIAAVNEGPQSLVERGVMRTDLYYRINVVSFELPPLRERREDVDMLIDHFLQKFNRIFGMNVRGISSEVASLFASYDWPGNVRELEHVIEAAMNMVESDIILLDHLPAHLLERPQSEKKESPISAQLLSTEGCTLPEILREVEEKVIKDAMQQTEGNVLRAAKLLGIPRQTLQYKLSQRMIPPC